Proteins from a single region of Punica granatum isolate Tunisia-2019 chromosome 8, ASM765513v2, whole genome shotgun sequence:
- the LOC116187286 gene encoding putative GATA transcription factor 22: MTAPVYLSSQPNSNSFPLLELQEDDHVQQQSTHHHQLMKIFFSPSPHNMASTSNSLPCPTHHLQGRSESQLIRDQPQAVVDQHLIPCVRGGSISSSDHHISCEEGQGLSVFPSLDQNSDQEINSHRSDGNGILSIRWMSSKMRIIHKMKKNSPNSTASEWSSGGNLMKRSEDCEYDHEVVRYAGGSNISTNNGAVRVCSDCNTTTTPLWRSGPRGPKSLCNACGIRQRKARRAMEAAAATMGMATAASTDTSSSRTNNHSKLHKKLMDKIPRPNKKHHNHAHQFKRHNTKTNSSPALPHHSAGKKKQYLFDSFAIGLMSETSSSPGFRRVFPEDEAEAAALLLMELSRGLHHA, from the exons ATGACGGCTCCAGTTTATTTGAGCTCTCAACCTAATTCGAACTCGTTTCCTCTTTTGGAGCTACAGGAAGATGATCATGTCCAACAACAATCGACTCATCATCATCAGCTGATGAAGATCTTCTTCTCACCATCACCACACAACATGGCTTCGACCTCCAACTCTCTTCCGTGCCCCACTCATCATCTTCAAGGCCGCAGTGAGAGCCAATTGATCAGAGACCAACCACAA GCTGTGGTGGATCAACATCTTATTCCTTGTGTACGTGGAGGATCCATATCATCAAGCGATCACCACATCAGTTGCGAAGAAGGCCAAGGATTATCAGTCTTTCCTAGCTTGGATCAAAACAGTGATCAAGAAATCAATAGCCATCGAAGCGATGGCAATGGTATCCTCAGCATAAGGTGGATGTCTTCGAAGATGAGGATCATACATaagatgaagaagaacagCCCCAACTCCACAGCAAGTGAATGGTCGTCCGGGGGCAATTTAATGAAGAGATCTGAAGATTGCGAATATGATCATGAGGTTGTTCGATATGCTGGAGGAAGCAATATCTCGACGAATAATGGCGCCGTGAGAGTCTGCTCTGATTGCAACACGACCACAACCCCTCTGTGGAGGAGCGGCCCTCGAGGTCCCAAG TCcctatgcaatgcatgtgGGATCCGACAAAGGAAGGCGAGGCGAGCCATGGAGGCTGCAGCCGCCACCATGGGGATGGCCACTGCTGCATCCACTGACACTTCTTCCTCAAGGACGAACAACCACAGTAAGTTGCACAAGAAGTTGATGGACAAGATACCTCGCCCGAATAAGAAACACCACAATCACGCTCATCAGTTCAAAAGACACAACACCAAAACCAATTCTTCGCCTGCTCTCCCCCATCACAGTGCTGGAAAGAAGAAGCAATATCTATTCGATAGTTTCGCAATAGGATTAATGAGTGAGACTAGTTCGAGTCCGGGCTTCAGGAGAGTGTTCCCAGAGGACGAAGCAGAAGCTGCTGCCCTTCTGCTTATGGAACTATCTCGCGGCCTTCACCATGCTTAA
- the LOC116188502 gene encoding uncharacterized protein ycf36, with translation MASPLRRPPSPPPLFSFIPSSQPPPQLLPFNAPKPFRRIAPISSSPFRNNGSNSPADTECPVPFEQQPINEYQTLSTSFPFSWVASDFVEYCSRLFVTGASFALLVGLPVAWFGAPGPESEPIKRVLGAASSGVLVVTLAVVRMYLGWAYVGNRLLSATIEYEETGWYDGQVWVKTAEVLTRDRLLGSFSVKPVLNKLKYTLVTLGVTLFICAVLLVNIDGVEKASYAASRQAADRAIPGVYNDESARSFEPDAFCGEAALSGDSD, from the exons ATGGCCAGTCCCCTCCGTCGGCCGCCGTCGCCGCCGCCTCTCTTCTCCTTTATCCCCAGTTCTCAACCGCCACCGCAGCTCCTTCCCTTCAATGCCCCCAAGCCCTTCAGGCGAATAGCTCCGATCTCGTCGTCCCCCTTCAGGAATAACGGAAGCAACAGCCCAGCAGACACAGAGTGCCCCGTCCCCTTCGAGCAGCAGCCAATCAACGAGTACCAGACCCTCTCCACCTCCTTTCCCTTCTCCTGGGTCGCCAGCGACTTCGTCGAATACTGCTCGAGGCTGTTCGTCACGGGGGCCTCCTTCGCCCTGCTAGTCGGGCTGCCTGTTGCCTGGTTCGGGGCCCCTGGGCCCGAGTCCGAGCCGATCAAGAGGGTCCTTGGGGCAGCCTCGAGCGGCGTCCTTGTGGTGACGCTCGCCGTCGTGAGGATGTACCTCGGCTGGGCTTACGTCGGAAATCGCTTGCTCAGCGCCACCATCGAAT ATGAGGAGACAGGGTGGTATGATGGTCAG GTGTGGGTAAAGACTGCTGAAGTATTGACAAGAGACCGGCTTCTCGGTTCATTTTCG GTAAAACCCGTGCTCAATAAGCTCAAGTACACGCTTGTCACTCTCGGAGTCACTCTCTTCATATGCGCCGTTCTTCTGGTTAACATTGACGGGGTGGAGAAGGCTTCTTATGCCGCTTCAAGACAGGCTGCAGATAGGGCCATTCCTGGAGTTTACAATGACGAATCTGCCCGGTCCTTCGAGCCCGATGCATTCTGTGGTGAAGCCGCTCTTTCAGGTGACAGTGACTGA